The segment TCGGGATGGCTAGGCTTCGATCAGGCCCTTGCGGATGGCGTAACGGACCAGTTCCGTGCGGTCGTGCAGGCCGAGTTTTTCCAGGATGTGGGCGCGGTGCGTCTGCACCGTCTTGATGCTGATGTACAGCTTCTCGGCGATCTGCTGGTTGCTCAACCCGCTGGCGATCAGGGTCAGGATCTCCTTCTCCCGCGCCGTGAGGCCGTCGTAGCGCTCGCGTTCTTCGCCCGCTTCGACGCGCTTCAGGTAATCTTCGACCACCTTGCGGGCCACGGAGGGGTAGAGGAAGGCCTCGCCCTTGGCCGCGGCGCGGACGGCCTGGACCAGATCCTGGGCCGCGGCGCGCTTGAGGACGTAGCCGGCGGCTCCGGCGCGGAGCAGCTGGAAGACGTAGCTCTCGTCCTCGTGCATGGTGAGGGCCAGGACCTGGACTGCGGGGTGCCGGGCCTTGAGCTGCTGGGTCGCTTCGATCCCGCCCATTCCCGGCATGCTGATGTCCATGATCACCACGTGGGGGGCGAAGCGGGCCACGAGGTCGAGGGCCTGCGCCCCGTCGGCGGCCTCGCCCACCACCTCGATGTC is part of the Armatimonadota bacterium genome and harbors:
- a CDS encoding response regulator transcription factor, whose protein sequence is MARIKVLVADDHAIVREGVRMILAREPDIEVVGEAADGAQALDLVARFAPHVVIMDISMPGMGGIEATQQLKARHPAVQVLALTMHEDESYVFQLLRAGAAGYVLKRAAAQDLVQAVRAAAKGEAFLYPSVARKVVEDYLKRVEAGEERERYDGLTAREKEILTLIASGLSNQQIAEKLYISIKTVQTHRAHILEKLGLHDRTELVRYAIRKGLIEA